The following coding sequences are from one Paenibacillus stellifer window:
- the bshC gene encoding bacillithiol biosynthesis cysteine-adding enzyme BshC — protein sequence MNVVPEPLPGGPALAQAFLRGDEKVSHLFGGSYQHESTRQERAAWLDSQSDSRVDRSRLTEVLRSYNAKFNHHEAVRRSLELLEQPETLVISGGQQSGLFTGPLLVIYKIITTITAAREASEELGRPVVPLFWIAGEDHDWDEVNHTYVLDRSGEVVKLKIEAEETGRSPVSYIPVGEESFARPLEQLGELLQESEFKQEIMELASNAARQGSMTSAFAEMIGALFGRFGLILLDSADPALRALEKPLFRALIEKNDDLEASYHKTADDIFSGGHELQADVAAGGANLFYIHEGMRLLLVKKDGRFTDRKGHVAFSKEELLELLEGHPERFSNNVLTRPLMHEYLLPVLATVLGQGEISYWGITGRAFAELGMKMPPILPRMSYTVVEGTLHKHMEKYGLTFEDVLVGLEEKKRSWLEAQDELQLGRKFAEVKASFASMYDPLIEEIGTVQAGLLKLGAANKEKILDQIDFLEGKVVSAMAKQSEAALRQWERIECSLMPLGRLQERVYNVTYYLNKYGLSWLEHLLELPADYSGTHRVLYM from the coding sequence ATGAACGTTGTACCGGAGCCTCTGCCGGGCGGACCGGCGCTCGCCCAGGCTTTCTTGAGGGGCGACGAGAAGGTGTCGCATTTATTCGGCGGAAGCTATCAGCATGAAAGTACCAGACAGGAGCGTGCCGCCTGGCTGGACAGCCAAAGTGACAGCCGTGTGGACCGCAGCCGTCTGACGGAAGTTCTGCGCAGCTATAACGCCAAATTCAATCATCATGAAGCGGTTCGGCGCTCGCTGGAATTGCTGGAACAGCCGGAGACGCTGGTGATCTCCGGCGGACAGCAGAGCGGACTGTTCACTGGACCACTGCTCGTCATTTATAAAATCATAACCACGATCACCGCTGCAAGAGAGGCATCGGAGGAACTCGGACGCCCGGTCGTTCCGCTCTTCTGGATCGCGGGCGAGGACCATGATTGGGATGAGGTCAATCATACGTATGTGCTGGACCGGTCCGGAGAAGTGGTCAAGCTGAAGATTGAGGCGGAGGAGACCGGGCGCAGCCCTGTCAGCTACATCCCGGTGGGCGAGGAGAGCTTCGCCAGACCGCTTGAGCAGCTTGGCGAGCTGCTTCAGGAGAGCGAGTTCAAGCAAGAGATCATGGAGCTGGCCTCAAATGCGGCCCGGCAGGGAAGCATGACTTCCGCTTTTGCCGAGATGATCGGTGCTTTGTTCGGCCGATTCGGCTTGATTTTGCTAGACTCGGCAGACCCTGCCCTGCGGGCGCTGGAGAAGCCGCTGTTCCGCGCGCTGATTGAGAAGAACGACGATCTGGAAGCGTCATACCACAAGACGGCGGATGATATCTTCAGCGGCGGTCATGAGCTCCAGGCTGATGTGGCGGCAGGCGGCGCGAACCTTTTTTACATTCATGAAGGAATGCGTCTTCTTCTGGTGAAGAAGGACGGAAGGTTTACGGACCGCAAAGGGCATGTCGCTTTCAGCAAGGAAGAGCTGTTGGAGCTGCTTGAGGGACATCCCGAGCGCTTCAGCAACAACGTGCTGACCCGTCCGCTGATGCATGAGTATCTGCTGCCGGTGCTGGCGACGGTGCTCGGACAGGGAGAGATCTCCTACTGGGGCATTACAGGACGGGCTTTCGCGGAGCTTGGCATGAAGATGCCGCCGATTCTGCCCCGGATGTCTTACACGGTCGTCGAGGGTACGCTGCACAAGCATATGGAGAAATACGGGCTGACCTTTGAAGACGTGCTGGTAGGTCTGGAGGAGAAGAAGCGGAGCTGGCTGGAGGCTCAGGACGAGCTGCAGCTTGGCCGGAAATTTGCCGAAGTCAAAGCCTCTTTTGCGAGCATGTATGACCCGTTAATCGAGGAAATTGGTACTGTCCAGGCCGGATTGCTCAAGCTGGGGGCCGCCAACAAGGAGAAAATCCTGGACCAGATCGATTTCCTGGAGGGCAAGGTCGTGAGCGCGATGGCCAAGCAGAGCGAAGCGGCGCTCCGGCAGTGGGAGCGGATTGAATGCTCGCTGATGCCGCTCGGCAGACTGCAGGAGAGAGTGTACAACGTCACGTATTATTTAAATAAATACGGCTTGTCCTGGCTGGAGCATCTGCTGGAGCTGCCGGCGGATTATTCCGGGACACACCGGGTCCTGTACATGTAA
- a CDS encoding ABC transporter ATP-binding protein — MSKQLIEVEGLKKYFNVGKGKVLKAVDNLNFSIREGETLGMVGESGCGKTTAGRTVLRLYEPTAGSVKFNGTDIYKLSPGKMKAMRRDMQMIFQDPYASLNPRFTVSDIIGEALDIHGMAGSRAERKKRIEELLDMVGLNHDHATRYPHEFSGGQRQRIGIARALAVNPKFIVCDEPISALDVSIQAQVVNLLKELQTRLGLTYLFIAHDLSMVKHISDRVAVMYLGKMVELAESEELYANPIHPYTKALLSAIPIPDPEIEVNKKRLHMHDELASPIYSAGQQTNEDETKLVEVSKGHFVAKAYA, encoded by the coding sequence TTGAGCAAACAGCTGATCGAGGTAGAAGGCCTCAAGAAATATTTCAACGTTGGCAAAGGCAAAGTGCTGAAGGCGGTCGATAATCTGAACTTCTCGATTCGCGAAGGCGAAACGCTGGGTATGGTAGGCGAGTCGGGCTGCGGCAAGACGACGGCGGGACGCACGGTCCTCCGTCTGTATGAGCCGACGGCCGGCAGTGTGAAGTTTAACGGAACAGATATTTACAAGCTGTCTCCGGGTAAAATGAAAGCCATGCGCCGCGATATGCAGATGATCTTCCAGGACCCGTATGCATCGCTTAATCCGCGGTTTACGGTTTCGGATATCATCGGTGAGGCGCTGGACATTCATGGCATGGCAGGAAGCCGCGCCGAGCGCAAGAAGCGGATCGAGGAGCTGCTGGATATGGTTGGTCTGAACCATGACCATGCCACCCGCTATCCGCATGAATTCTCCGGCGGCCAACGCCAGCGTATCGGCATTGCCCGCGCGCTTGCGGTCAATCCGAAATTCATCGTCTGCGACGAGCCGATTTCGGCGCTTGACGTATCGATCCAGGCTCAGGTCGTCAACCTACTCAAAGAGCTGCAGACCCGTCTTGGACTGACTTACCTGTTCATCGCTCATGACCTCTCCATGGTTAAGCATATCAGCGACCGTGTCGCCGTTATGTACCTTGGTAAAATGGTTGAGCTGGCAGAGAGCGAAGAGCTGTACGCCAATCCGATTCATCCATACACCAAGGCGCTGCTGTCCGCGATCCCGATTCCCGATCCGGAAATCGAAGTCAACAAGAAGCGTCTGCATATGCATGACGAGCTGGCAAGCCCGATCTATTCGGCTGGCCAGCAGACCAACGAGGATGAAACAAAGCTGGTCGAAGTTTCAAAGGGCCACTTTGTAGCCAAGGCGTATGCCTGA
- a CDS encoding ABC transporter ATP-binding protein — protein sequence MDPILQVKDLQVSFFVSGGEVQAVRGMNFEIGKGETVAIVGESGSGKSVTAQSIMRLIPSPPSKVKQGEIIFQGQDLLKKSTKEMEAIRGKDIGMIFQDPMTSLNPTIKVGKQITEVLIKHQKMSAAEATKRGIEMLKLVGIKNAEARFNQYPHEFSGGMRQRVMIAIALACRPALLIADEPTTALDVTIQAQIMEVMKDMQKQLGTSIILITHDLGVVAGMCDRVIVMYAGEVVETGTRWEIFKNPQHPYTKGLLRSMPRLDQKKGEPLIPIVGTPPDLIKPPVGCPFAARCSEAMAICERIDPGTTEFSDTHTARCWNLHPMAKEAQNS from the coding sequence ATGGACCCGATTTTACAGGTTAAAGACTTGCAAGTATCGTTTTTTGTGTCGGGCGGTGAAGTGCAAGCTGTCCGCGGAATGAATTTTGAAATTGGCAAAGGCGAGACAGTAGCGATTGTCGGCGAGTCCGGCAGCGGCAAGAGTGTCACGGCCCAGTCGATCATGCGGCTGATTCCGTCACCTCCTTCCAAGGTGAAGCAGGGCGAGATTATTTTTCAAGGGCAAGACCTTCTGAAGAAGAGCACGAAAGAGATGGAAGCAATTCGCGGCAAAGACATTGGCATGATCTTTCAAGACCCGATGACCTCACTGAACCCCACGATCAAAGTGGGCAAGCAAATCACGGAAGTATTGATCAAACATCAGAAAATGTCAGCGGCCGAAGCGACCAAGCGTGGCATTGAAATGTTGAAGCTTGTCGGTATCAAGAATGCCGAGGCCCGCTTTAACCAATATCCCCATGAGTTCTCCGGCGGTATGCGGCAGCGTGTGATGATTGCGATCGCGCTGGCCTGCCGTCCTGCTCTGTTGATTGCGGACGAGCCGACTACTGCGCTCGACGTAACCATTCAGGCTCAGATCATGGAAGTAATGAAAGATATGCAGAAACAACTAGGTACGTCGATCATTCTGATCACCCATGACCTTGGCGTTGTCGCCGGCATGTGCGACCGTGTCATCGTCATGTACGCGGGTGAAGTGGTCGAGACCGGAACGAGATGGGAAATCTTCAAGAACCCGCAGCACCCATATACGAAGGGACTGCTTCGTTCGATGCCTCGTTTGGACCAGAAGAAAGGCGAGCCGCTGATCCCGATCGTCGGCACGCCGCCGGATCTGATCAAGCCTCCTGTCGGCTGTCCGTTCGCCGCTCGCTGCAGCGAAGCGATGGCGATTTGCGAGAGAATTGATCCGGGCACTACGGAATTCAGCGACACGCATACGGCGCGCTGCTGGAATCTGCATCCGATGGCCAAGGAGGCGCAAAACTCTTGA
- a CDS encoding ABC transporter permease: MVPPGVELKPEDFRKIGVDEKQAEVIQRESLSAWQDAWKRLRQNKLAMVSLGVLVLIIIGAIIGPHITKYDYFSNDYLNTNVPPNGEHWFGTDDLGRDMFVRTWYGARISLIVGLAAALIDLCIGVVYGGIMGFFGGRTDSIMNKISEVLYSIPYLLVVILLLVVLEPSLGTIILALTITGWITMSWIVRGEIMQLKNREFVLASRSMGAGSKRLLFKHLLPNAIGPIIVTVTLSVPNAIFAEAFLSFLGLGVQAPKASLGSMISDALTGWLAYPWRMLFPAILISVTMLAFNIFGDGLRDALDPKLKK, translated from the coding sequence ATGGTTCCGCCCGGCGTAGAACTGAAGCCCGAAGACTTCCGGAAGATCGGCGTGGACGAGAAGCAGGCTGAAGTCATTCAGCGCGAGAGTCTGTCGGCCTGGCAGGACGCCTGGAAGCGTCTACGCCAGAACAAACTGGCCATGGTTTCGCTCGGCGTACTGGTTCTGATCATTATCGGCGCCATTATCGGCCCGCACATTACTAAGTATGATTATTTTTCCAACGACTATCTGAATACAAATGTACCTCCAAATGGAGAGCATTGGTTCGGCACCGACGATCTGGGCCGCGACATGTTCGTGCGTACCTGGTACGGCGCGCGTATCTCCCTGATCGTAGGCCTGGCGGCTGCTCTGATCGACCTGTGCATCGGTGTTGTATACGGCGGCATTATGGGCTTCTTCGGCGGCCGTACAGACAGCATCATGAACAAGATTTCCGAAGTTCTGTATTCCATTCCTTACCTTCTGGTAGTTATTCTGCTGCTCGTCGTGCTTGAGCCAAGTTTAGGGACGATCATACTGGCGCTGACGATTACCGGCTGGATTACGATGTCATGGATTGTGCGCGGTGAAATTATGCAGCTCAAGAACCGCGAATTCGTCCTTGCTTCCCGCTCCATGGGCGCAGGCTCCAAGCGGCTGCTGTTCAAGCATTTGCTGCCGAACGCCATCGGCCCAATCATTGTTACCGTTACGTTGTCGGTACCGAATGCGATCTTCGCCGAAGCGTTCCTGAGCTTCCTCGGTCTCGGTGTGCAGGCTCCAAAGGCTTCGCTCGGTTCCATGATCAGTGACGCGCTCACTGGCTGGCTGGCATATCCTTGGCGCATGCTGTTCCCGGCTATTCTGATCAGTGTAACGATGCTCGCCTTTAATATTTTCGGCGACGGTCTTCGCGACGCACTTGATCCTAAACTCAAGAAATAG
- a CDS encoding ABC transporter permease, translating to MVRYVANKFFYMLVSLFVLISATFFLMKAIPGDPFTSEKKIPDEIRQRLYEQYGLDKPVYQQYFKYLGNIVQGDFGVSMKRMNQDVSHIIGQTFSASLKLGLVAIVVSVIVGVLLGMLAALYHRKFIDSAAMVLAVLGIAVPSFVLATVLQYVFASKLGWVNVMGFKEPRDYVLPVMALSAQPIAFIARLTRSSMLEVLHADYIKTAKAKGLNWIAILFRHVLRNGILPVVTYMGPMTANIVTGSVVIEQIFGIGGIGKQFVEAISVRDYPIIMGITIFYGILLMVARFITDVAYVFVDPRIKLTGEKEG from the coding sequence ATGGTACGTTATGTTGCCAATAAATTTTTCTATATGCTGGTTTCCCTGTTTGTGCTTATCTCAGCTACATTTTTCCTGATGAAAGCCATCCCTGGTGATCCGTTTACATCCGAGAAGAAGATTCCCGATGAAATCCGCCAGCGGCTGTACGAACAGTATGGCTTGGACAAGCCCGTCTACCAGCAGTATTTCAAATATTTGGGCAATATCGTGCAAGGTGATTTTGGTGTGTCCATGAAACGGATGAATCAAGACGTTTCGCATATTATCGGACAGACTTTCTCCGCCTCGCTGAAGCTCGGCCTTGTGGCCATCGTTGTATCCGTCATTGTCGGCGTCTTGCTGGGCATGTTGGCGGCTCTATATCACCGGAAGTTCATCGACTCGGCGGCCATGGTTCTGGCGGTGCTGGGCATAGCGGTTCCAAGCTTCGTGCTGGCAACCGTCCTGCAGTATGTATTTGCTTCGAAGCTCGGCTGGGTCAACGTAATGGGCTTTAAAGAACCGAGGGACTACGTGCTTCCTGTAATGGCGCTATCCGCGCAGCCGATTGCGTTCATTGCAAGACTTACCCGGTCCAGCATGCTTGAGGTGCTGCATGCGGATTATATCAAGACAGCCAAAGCCAAAGGCCTGAACTGGATTGCCATTCTGTTCCGCCACGTACTTCGCAACGGCATTCTGCCGGTCGTTACCTACATGGGACCGATGACGGCGAACATCGTAACGGGATCTGTCGTAATCGAGCAAATCTTCGGTATCGGCGGTATCGGCAAGCAGTTCGTGGAAGCCATCAGCGTCCGCGATTATCCGATCATTATGGGGATTACCATTTTCTACGGCATCCTGCTGATGGTTGCCCGCTTCATTACGGACGTCGCCTATGTATTCGTCGATCCGCGCATTAAATTAACCGGAGAAAAGGAGGGCTAA
- a CDS encoding peptide ABC transporter substrate-binding protein → MKKSKSLLLLFALVLVIGTVLAGCGGGNNSATENTAANTGNTGNTPAATDGAAAGEKLAADQTLKINLSSEPPTFDPALAQDSQANTVLKTMYEGLTRMNDETGQAEPGIAEKWDVSADGLVYTFHLRDAKWSNGDAVTSADFVRAWKRVLDPAATEPAPYAYQLYYLKNAQDYYEKKITDFNQVGVKAVDDKTLEVTLAAPTPYFLGLLSFYTYYPVHQSVETNPKWATSKDTMIVDGPFTLTEWTTGQSLEVSKNDNYWDKDSIKLSKIDFSLVNSGATELSAYESGQLDRAGGPNGEIPTEQLPIVQQKYPDEFNRKGIASVYYYEFNVTEKPFNNVKIRKALAMAIDRQTLIDKVTLGGQLPAFGFVPPGIAGADGEYRTAVKDSYFTEDLEQAKTLLAEGLKEEGLTKLPAFTLSYNTSEGHKKIALAIGDMWKKNLGVDVKLENQEWAVFIENRQHLQYQVARAGWTADYNDPMTFLDMWVTKGGNNDTGYANPAYDKLIAEAKATSDNKVRQEKFAAAEKMIIQDDQILIPIYYYTNNSLTKPYLKGVTLDFSGAIDLTRAYLLEH, encoded by the coding sequence ATGAAGAAGAGTAAAAGTCTTTTACTCCTGTTCGCACTCGTTCTTGTCATCGGAACTGTGCTTGCAGGATGCGGCGGTGGCAATAATTCTGCCACGGAAAACACCGCGGCGAACACAGGCAACACTGGCAACACTCCTGCAGCTACTGACGGAGCTGCAGCAGGAGAAAAACTTGCTGCTGATCAAACGCTTAAAATCAACCTGAGTTCCGAACCTCCGACATTTGACCCGGCTCTTGCACAAGACAGCCAGGCCAACACTGTCCTGAAGACAATGTATGAAGGCTTGACCCGCATGAATGACGAAACCGGCCAAGCAGAACCGGGCATCGCTGAGAAATGGGATGTTTCCGCTGACGGTCTGGTATATACCTTCCACCTGCGTGACGCTAAATGGAGCAACGGCGACGCTGTAACTTCCGCCGACTTCGTACGCGCTTGGAAACGCGTCCTGGATCCTGCCGCTACAGAACCGGCACCTTACGCTTACCAGCTGTACTACCTGAAGAACGCTCAAGATTACTATGAAAAGAAAATCACCGACTTTAACCAAGTAGGCGTTAAAGCCGTTGACGACAAGACGCTGGAAGTTACTCTTGCAGCTCCTACTCCTTACTTCCTTGGCCTTCTGTCCTTCTACACTTACTATCCGGTTCACCAATCGGTTGAAACTAATCCGAAATGGGCAACCAGCAAAGATACGATGATTGTTGACGGACCTTTCACTCTGACCGAGTGGACGACTGGTCAATCTCTGGAAGTATCCAAGAACGACAACTACTGGGATAAAGATTCCATTAAACTTAGCAAAATCGACTTCTCGCTCGTAAACAGCGGCGCAACTGAACTGTCCGCTTACGAAAGCGGCCAGCTGGACCGCGCAGGCGGCCCGAACGGTGAAATTCCGACTGAACAGCTGCCAATCGTACAGCAGAAATATCCGGACGAGTTCAACAGAAAAGGTATTGCAAGTGTATACTACTATGAATTTAACGTAACTGAAAAACCGTTCAACAATGTTAAGATCCGTAAAGCTCTGGCTATGGCCATTGACCGTCAAACTCTGATCGACAAGGTTACACTGGGCGGACAGCTGCCGGCATTCGGCTTCGTTCCTCCGGGCATCGCAGGCGCTGACGGCGAATACCGTACAGCTGTCAAAGACAGCTACTTCACTGAAGATCTGGAACAAGCTAAGACATTGCTGGCTGAAGGTCTGAAAGAAGAAGGCCTGACTAAGCTGCCTGCATTCACTCTGTCCTACAACACAAGTGAAGGCCACAAGAAGATCGCCCTGGCTATTGGCGACATGTGGAAGAAGAACCTTGGCGTTGACGTGAAGCTGGAAAATCAGGAATGGGCAGTATTTATCGAGAACCGTCAACATCTGCAATACCAGGTTGCCCGCGCAGGCTGGACTGCTGACTACAACGATCCGATGACTTTCCTTGATATGTGGGTAACTAAAGGCGGCAACAACGATACCGGCTACGCTAACCCTGCGTACGACAAGCTGATCGCTGAAGCAAAAGCAACCAGCGACAACAAGGTTCGCCAAGAGAAATTCGCGGCTGCCGAGAAAATGATCATTCAGGATGATCAAATCCTGATCCCGATCTACTACTACACCAACAACTCGCTGACTAAGCCTTACCTGAAAGGCGTTACGCTTGACTTCAGCGGTGCAATCGACCTGACTCGCGCTTATCTGCTCGAACACTAA
- a CDS encoding DUF3397 domain-containing protein gives MEWLRNSLIVLSVMPVLPFVLVYFIAALSGMDKRRALLLAMDVTTVFLLFSVSALFNNLFHSGFGFYLFLLFVLLAAGFIGGAQNRLKGRLDGKRLLRAVWRLGFVVMSSGYVLFMVVGMVKYILQKM, from the coding sequence TTGGAATGGCTCCGCAATTCGCTGATTGTGTTGAGCGTTATGCCCGTGCTGCCTTTTGTGCTTGTCTATTTCATCGCCGCCCTGTCCGGAATGGACAAGAGACGGGCGCTGCTGCTGGCTATGGACGTAACTACTGTATTTCTGCTGTTTTCAGTATCGGCACTGTTTAACAATCTTTTTCACTCAGGGTTTGGGTTCTATCTCTTTCTTCTGTTCGTCCTTTTGGCCGCAGGCTTCATTGGAGGCGCACAGAACAGGCTAAAGGGTAGATTGGATGGCAAAAGACTGCTTCGGGCCGTATGGAGACTCGGTTTTGTCGTGATGTCGTCGGGCTATGTGCTCTTCATGGTGGTGGGTATGGTCAAATATATCCTACAGAAAATGTAA
- a CDS encoding ketopantoate reductase family protein produces the protein MKIDIIGAGSLGLLLAGMLMNSGCEVRLWCRTEDQAASLAESGLTVCNVAGEVQAHLKGEAMSAAPAPLFAAEWLKSPGDWLLLAVKQTVLHSELPDLLMPLRDITMNILCLQNGWGHLEMLQSLLPAASLYAGVTTEGAKRESGVRVIHAGKGHTYIGRWGEGGGGSLSPESLLAARLETAGFSASVSNQVETMIFRKLMINAVINPLTAIWRVSNGELLASAARIDLMRELYDEAAAVCDAAGIYREDSLWDDILNVCRATSGNRSSMLADVLASRETEIRWINGALAELARRTGVDVPLHRGIIRIIEGMIV, from the coding sequence GTGAAAATCGATATTATAGGCGCCGGATCGCTAGGTCTTCTGCTGGCAGGAATGCTGATGAATTCCGGCTGCGAGGTCCGGCTGTGGTGCAGAACCGAAGATCAGGCGGCCTCGCTCGCGGAAAGCGGCTTGACTGTATGTAATGTGGCGGGCGAGGTCCAAGCGCATCTGAAAGGCGAAGCAATGAGCGCGGCACCCGCGCCTCTTTTTGCCGCAGAATGGTTGAAATCGCCGGGCGACTGGCTGCTGCTTGCCGTCAAACAGACGGTGCTGCACAGTGAATTGCCGGATCTGCTGATGCCGCTGCGGGACATAACGATGAATATTCTGTGCCTTCAGAACGGATGGGGGCATCTGGAGATGCTTCAGTCGCTGCTGCCGGCGGCTTCTTTGTATGCCGGTGTTACAACGGAAGGAGCGAAGCGGGAATCCGGGGTCCGGGTGATTCATGCTGGAAAGGGCCACACCTACATTGGACGATGGGGAGAGGGCGGGGGAGGAAGTCTTAGTCCCGAATCCCTTCTGGCTGCCCGGCTAGAAACGGCAGGATTTTCGGCATCAGTGTCGAATCAAGTGGAAACCATGATCTTTCGGAAGCTGATGATCAACGCCGTCATCAACCCGCTGACCGCCATCTGGCGCGTATCGAACGGAGAGCTGCTGGCATCCGCTGCACGGATAGACCTAATGAGAGAACTTTACGATGAAGCGGCAGCGGTCTGCGATGCGGCAGGGATATACCGGGAGGACAGCTTGTGGGACGATATATTGAATGTATGCCGGGCTACCTCCGGCAACCGTTCCTCTATGCTGGCTGATGTGCTGGCCTCAAGGGAGACCGAAATCAGGTGGATAAACGGAGCCCTGGCCGAGCTTGCGCGGCGAACCGGCGTTGATGTTCCTCTGCACAGAGGAATAATCCGGATCATAGAGGGCATGATCGTATAA
- a CDS encoding RsfA family transcriptional regulator produces the protein MTAIRQDAWSEEDDLVLAEVTLRHIREGSTQLAAFEEVGEKIGRTSAACGFRWNSCVRKSYEEAIAIAKGQRQKRNYLKKQGASRGAQVAGFTAGDGEEAFVHEEAQNSLSIDAVIRFLRQWKGTYQEAGRQLKMLERDLREKEEELAELRAENERLSKEVNTAQSDYRVVNDDYKALIQIMDRARRLAFLSEEEEEIKNRFKMDANGNLERID, from the coding sequence ATGACAGCCATTAGACAAGATGCCTGGAGCGAAGAAGACGATTTGGTACTGGCAGAGGTAACGCTGCGCCACATCAGGGAAGGCAGTACCCAACTGGCAGCTTTTGAGGAAGTCGGGGAGAAGATCGGCAGAACTTCGGCAGCCTGCGGGTTCCGCTGGAACAGTTGTGTCCGCAAAAGCTATGAGGAAGCCATTGCGATTGCCAAAGGGCAGCGCCAGAAGCGGAATTATCTGAAAAAGCAGGGTGCGTCGCGCGGCGCACAGGTAGCGGGCTTCACCGCAGGCGACGGAGAAGAGGCTTTTGTCCATGAAGAAGCCCAGAATTCATTATCCATCGATGCAGTAATCCGCTTTCTGCGCCAATGGAAGGGGACCTATCAGGAAGCGGGCCGTCAGCTCAAAATGCTGGAGCGCGATCTTCGGGAGAAGGAAGAAGAGCTGGCCGAGCTGCGAGCCGAGAACGAAAGGCTGTCCAAGGAAGTCAATACGGCTCAGAGTGATTACCGGGTCGTGAACGACGACTATAAGGCGCTGATCCAAATCATGGATCGGGCGCGACGATTGGCTTTTTTGAGCGAGGAAGAGGAAGAAATCAAGAATCGGTTCAAGATGGACGCCAACGGCAATCTGGAGCGGATCGATTGA
- a CDS encoding coiled-coil domain-containing protein, whose amino-acid sequence MTCPDWRRRTLHTYKKLKPLLLLPLCFLLLIPPASRSLAGSAGPSATPSAATAPSSPSSLSAFPDTEETRRLMQQTLSKTEIQKEIDRISAEQSKLAEKSADLRKQADRKQADIEDKRKRAGAVVRAYYTGDREPWITAFLSADTLSSWFVLLDYYEIIMGRDKEILADYEKDYRDLQRTLAAADRSYQELDGLKKSLEEQKNRVDALNREIEGGINESEDPSGMASLLEEFTIYWQNVGLHEIKTYFKALSKAMDKLPEFVEGRDDILTRKGMKYELNLKQEDLNTFLRSQNDMFNQFGFTFKNDQVLVSGTNGDLSMTLTGHYSVQDEPVNGIMFHVDSIIFNGLQLPDTTCRELEKEFDLGFYPSQFISLLKTTEVSSRDGVLHVELAIKF is encoded by the coding sequence ATGACATGCCCGGATTGGAGGCGAAGAACGCTGCATACCTATAAGAAGCTGAAACCGCTGCTTCTGCTTCCATTATGCTTCCTGCTGCTGATTCCTCCGGCTTCGCGGTCCCTGGCCGGTTCCGCTGGCCCGTCTGCGACTCCGTCGGCGGCAACCGCCCCCTCCTCGCCTTCATCGTTGTCCGCTTTTCCGGACACTGAGGAGACGCGCAGACTGATGCAGCAGACACTGTCCAAGACGGAGATTCAGAAAGAAATCGACCGGATCTCCGCCGAGCAGAGCAAGCTGGCAGAGAAATCCGCCGATCTGAGAAAGCAGGCCGACCGGAAGCAAGCCGACATCGAGGACAAGAGAAAGCGGGCCGGGGCTGTTGTCCGCGCCTATTATACCGGGGACCGCGAGCCATGGATTACGGCCTTTCTGTCCGCGGACACGCTGAGTTCATGGTTCGTGCTGCTGGACTATTATGAGATCATAATGGGACGCGACAAAGAGATTCTTGCGGATTATGAGAAGGATTACCGGGATTTGCAGCGGACGCTTGCGGCCGCTGACCGCTCCTATCAGGAACTGGACGGACTTAAGAAATCACTTGAGGAGCAGAAGAATCGCGTGGATGCCCTGAACAGGGAAATCGAAGGCGGAATCAACGAAAGCGAAGATCCAAGCGGCATGGCCTCGCTGCTGGAGGAATTTACGATATATTGGCAGAATGTCGGCCTTCATGAAATCAAGACCTACTTCAAGGCTTTGTCCAAGGCGATGGATAAGCTGCCGGAATTCGTGGAAGGCCGGGACGATATCTTGACCCGCAAAGGAATGAAGTACGAGCTTAACCTGAAGCAGGAGGACCTGAATACCTTCCTCCGCAGCCAGAATGACATGTTCAATCAATTCGGATTCACCTTCAAGAACGATCAGGTGCTCGTCTCCGGAACTAACGGCGATCTCTCCATGACCCTTACGGGCCACTACTCTGTGCAGGATGAGCCGGTTAACGGGATCATGTTCCATGTTGACAGCATCATCTTTAACGGACTCCAGCTCCCGGACACAACATGCCGGGAGCTGGAGAAGGAGTTCGATCTGGGGTTCTACCCGTCTCAATTCATTTCCCTCCTGAAGACAACAGAGGTCAGCAGCCGAGACGGTGTGCTTCATGTAGAGCTCGCCATTAAGTTCTAA